GGTAATGCTTCGGGCATCAATGATGGTGCCAGTGCGATTATTCTTGCCAGCGAGTCAGCAGTACAAAAACACAATTTGCGTCCTATTGCTGAAGTTGTGAGTTACGCTCAGGCTGGTATTGATCCAAAGATTATGGGGTTGGGACCTGTCCCAGCGGTAACCAAAGCACTTACCAAAGCAGAGATCAGCGCTAAAGACATCGACGTCTACGAACTTAATGAAGCGTTCGCTGGACAAGCGCTTGGTGTCATTCACCAACTCGCTGACGAGCATGGGCTTGCGGTGACAGAAATTTTAGATAAAGCCAATAAGAATGGTGGCGCGATTGCATTGGGTCATCCACTTGGGGCTTCTGGTAACCGCATTTTGGTTACTCTAATTCATGAACTAAATCGAAGTAGCGGCCAGTACGGCGTTGCCTCGCTATGTGTTGGCGGGGGTATGGGCACCGCTGTAATCGTTAAATCAATCGAATGGAATTAATTTAAATAACTAGGAGTTATCGTCATGTACACTGATTTTTTTAAGAATTTTAACGACCAAACTGAGAAGCAACTTGAACCGTACATCAAATTTAATAAGTTAGTGACGAAAAATGTTGAAGTCGTTACTGAACTACAACTAAATGCAATGAAGACCTACAGTGAAATGGGTCTAACTCAAATGAAAGCAGCGAGTGAGATTAAAGACGCGACTTCGCTGGCAACCTTCAACTCGCAGCAGTTGACAGTATTATCTAAACTATCTCAGCAAATGGTTGACGATAGCAACAAGCTACAAAGCATTGCCAAAGAATTTAAGGATGATGTTGAAAAACTTACCTCGGAAAATCTAAAGACAGTCAATCCAGCGTAACCACTGACTAAACATGCCGCCTATTCCTAGGCGGCTTTTTTCCGATCTAAGGAGTAACCTATGTTTCAACACTTCTTTTCGGATTACCTTGTTAAGCTCCAAGAAACCAATCAAAAGTGGTGGGAAGATCTAGAACTCAACAGGGCGTCCGTCAACACTCCATTGAACAAAGCGATGCAAGAGGTTAATTTTGAAGACACTGCATTGCTATTTGAAAAAGCAGCTAACCAACCCGCCGCACTGATGGAAGTACAAGCTCAGTGGTGGAAGCAACAATTGGAGATCTGGCAAAACGTTGTTTTAGCGGGCAATACCGATTGTATTGTTAGTGCAGAAAGCGGTGACAAACGTTTTAGCAACGAGAGCTGGCGTAATGAACTGGTGTTCAATTTCATTAAGCAGTCGTATTTACTATTTGGCAAAACTTATCTCGATACTATTAATAGTATTGAAGGTGTGGATGAAAAGACTAAAGAACGCTTAGCATTCTTTTCTCGCCAAGCAATTAATGCTTTGTCACCCAGCAATTTTATTGCCACAAATCCGGAGTTGCTCAAATTAACCATTGAACGCAATGGTGAAAACTTACTCGCTGGTCTCGACCAGCTTAAGCAAGATCTGGATGCCAGTTCAGATATTCTCAAAGTTCGTATGACGAACAACAACGCATTTCGCGTTGGGGAAGATGTGGCAAATACAGCGGGTGATGTTGTTTTTGAAAACGAGCTATTTGAGTTGATTCAATATCGACCTTTAACTGAAAAAGTTCATCAAACTCCACTACTCATCGTTCCTCCTTTTGTTAATAAGTACTATATCCTTGATCTTCGTGAGAAGAACTCAATGGTACGCTGGTTACTAGAGCAAGGTCATAGTGTATTTATGATCTCTTGGCGTAATCCTGGCGCAGAACAGCGTCAAGTAGAGTTCGGTGATTACGTTACAGAAGGTGTCGTCAAGGCGGTCTCTGCGATAGAAGACATTACAGGGCAGCCACAGATCAATGCGGCTGGTTATTGCATTGGCGGTACAGTATTGGCGTCAACGGTTGCTTATTACGCTGCAAAGCGTATGAAGAAGCGCATTAAGAGTGCGACATTCTTTACAACCTTGTTAGATTTCTCTCAACCTGGTGAAGTTGGCGCATACATCAATGAGCCGATAATAAATGCTATTGAGATGCAAAACAATGCAAAAGGTTATATGGATGGACGCTCACTAAGCGTGACGTTCAGTTTGCTAAGAGAAAACAGTCTCTACTGGAATTACTACGTTGATAATTATCTAAAAGGGCAGAGCCCGGTTGATTTCGATCTTTTGTATTGGAACAGTGACAGTACCAACGTATCTGCTCCAACTCATAATTTTATGCTGCGTGAGCTCTACTTGGAAAATAAGTTAGTAGAGGAAAAAGGAGTGAAGATTG
The genomic region above belongs to Vibrio ponticus and contains:
- a CDS encoding phasin family protein; the encoded protein is MYTDFFKNFNDQTEKQLEPYIKFNKLVTKNVEVVTELQLNAMKTYSEMGLTQMKAASEIKDATSLATFNSQQLTVLSKLSQQMVDDSNKLQSIAKEFKDDVEKLTSENLKTVNPA
- the phaC gene encoding class I poly(R)-hydroxyalkanoic acid synthase, which codes for MFQHFFSDYLVKLQETNQKWWEDLELNRASVNTPLNKAMQEVNFEDTALLFEKAANQPAALMEVQAQWWKQQLEIWQNVVLAGNTDCIVSAESGDKRFSNESWRNELVFNFIKQSYLLFGKTYLDTINSIEGVDEKTKERLAFFSRQAINALSPSNFIATNPELLKLTIERNGENLLAGLDQLKQDLDASSDILKVRMTNNNAFRVGEDVANTAGDVVFENELFELIQYRPLTEKVHQTPLLIVPPFVNKYYILDLREKNSMVRWLLEQGHSVFMISWRNPGAEQRQVEFGDYVTEGVVKAVSAIEDITGQPQINAAGYCIGGTVLASTVAYYAAKRMKKRIKSATFFTTLLDFSQPGEVGAYINEPIINAIEMQNNAKGYMDGRSLSVTFSLLRENSLYWNYYVDNYLKGQSPVDFDLLYWNSDSTNVSAPTHNFMLRELYLENKLVEEKGVKIGGVWIDLDKIKIPSYFISTKEDHIALWQGTYRGALKVGGNKTFVLGESGHIAGIVNHPSKNKYGYWVNDNLEDSAEDWMSSANHQEGSWWGHWNQWLIGANPAEQVDPLSQGNENYPVLRTAPGRYVKQVLPVEVESEATEATT